Proteins from a single region of Seriola aureovittata isolate HTS-2021-v1 ecotype China chromosome 9, ASM2101889v1, whole genome shotgun sequence:
- the LOC130174345 gene encoding dihydropyridine-sensitive L-type skeletal muscle calcium channel subunit alpha-1-like isoform X2 — protein sequence MAANGEAAKPVIMNEEELKRKQREKLKKLQATGGNPRPARSLFFFTLKNPFRKACINIVEWKTFEIIILLTIFANCVALAVFLPMPEEDSNNTNLSLESLEYIFLIIFTLECFLKIVAYGLVFHEGAYLRNCWNILDFVIVFMGLVTFVMDTVHKISGVPMEKGGGFDMKALRAFRVLRPLRLVSGVPSLQVVMNSILKAMLPLLHIALLVFLLVTIYAIMGLELFKCKMHKTCYYTDTNIYATAEGELPAPCAQAGNGRRCIINGSECRPGWEGPNNGITHFDNIGFAMLTVYQCITMEGWTKVLYWINDAMGNEWPWLYFVPLILLGSFFVLNLVLGVLSGEFTKEREKARSRGEFQKLRERQQLDEDLHGYMEWITHAEVLDADREGKGLLPLTSGDSDTDSLYDLEGKSQIVFYYRLARRWNRFFRMKCLVYVKTKSFYWAVMFLVLLNTLTIATEHHHQPDWLTSLQDVASRVLLVLFVIEMFVKMYALGPRAYFMSLFNRFDFFVVLCGILEMIMLSAGAVAPLGFSVLRCIRLLRILKVTKYWTSLSNLVASLLNSVRSIASLLLLLFLFIVIFSLLGMQVFGGKFNFPDHRPRRSNFDNFPQALISVFQILTGEDWTSIMYNGIMAHGGPDFPGILVAIYFIILFVCGNYILLNVFLAIAVDNLAEAESLTSAQKEKAEEKLRRKLLRSKMPDKTDEERERIAKKLAEQRAKMEGIPTTAKLKVDEFESNVNEVKDPFPPADFPGDDEEEEPEIPISPRPRPMADLQLKEEAVPLPEASSFFIFGPQNKFRKLCYKIINASSFTNLILLFILLSSISLAAEDPIDPKSYRNQILAYADIVFTTVFTIEIVLKMTVYGAFMHKGSFCRNSFNILDLIVVGVSLLSMGMESSAISVVKILRVLRVLRPLRAINRAKGLKHVVQCVFVAIKTIGNIVLVTMLLNFMFACIGVQLFKGKFYSCTDVSKLTGEECQGSFLKHMENSLQNTVVAKREWLNSDFNFDNVLYGMLALFTVSTFEGWPKLLYRAIDSDEEDMGPVFNNRVDVSIFFIIYIILIAFFMMNIFVGFVIVTFQEQGEQEYQDCELDKNQRQCVQYALKARPLRCYIPKNPYQYRVWYIVTSSYFEYLMFFLIMLNTLCLGMQHCNQSDHVTKLSDMLNLIFTVLFTVEMILKLMAFKARGYFGDPWNVFDFIIVIGSVVDVILSEVDTALASSGGLYCLHGCAETNPMQAIAASENASVSITFFRLFRVMRLVKLLNRSEGIRNLLWTFIKSFQALPHVALLIVMLFFIYAVIGMQIFGKVALVDGTQINRNNNFQTFPQAVLMLFRCATGEAWQEVMMASMYGKKCDPKSDFLPGEEHTCGSNFAVFYFLSFYCLCAFLILNLFVAVIMDNFDYLTRDWSLLGPHHLDEFKKIWAEYDPEATGRIKHLDVVTLLRRIQPPLGFGKFCPHRAACKRLVGMNMPLNSDGTVTFNATLFSLVRTALKIKTEGNFEQANEELRAIIKKIWKRTSMKLLDQVIPPIGDDEVTVGKFYATFLLQDHLRKFLKTQEEYYGYRPSKKNASGPEIQAGLRSIEEEAAPEMHRAISGDLQTEDEMDRAMEEAGEERIYQRTHGLFGDRVDSFSAEPANAQSSHMTNQRPLKFSESQPESPPNSATLLPTTEFFPTTTPKSNTNNNAFAEFSYEREGSPEEFYNPSEDAEPDNRRWSFTVKTGKTQFPYDPNYGDSQSQSSHTAADQLVQEALVEGGLASLARDAGFVSATKKEMADAMHIPIAQMEGMAQGILNERSGSRTSIKKRRPIPVPPSVPSAAAQETVQPDPAVRRKRRPIPMIPSIQGVTEADSKV from the exons ATGGCGGCCAACGGCGAGGCGGCCAAGCCGGTCATCATGAatgaagaggagctgaagaggaagCAAAGGGAGAAGCTGAAGAAGCTACAGGCCACGGGGGGTAACCCTCGACCCGCGAgatccctcttcttcttcaccctcAAGAACCCCTTCCGCAAGGCCTGCATCAATATCGTAGAGTGGAA AACCTTTGAGATCATCATTCTATTGACCATCTTTGCAAACTGTGTTGCTCTGGCTGTGTTCCTGCCCATGCCTGAAGAAGACAGTAACAACACAAACTTGAGCTTG GAGAGTCTGGAGTACATCTTCCTAATAATCTTCACGTTAGAGTGCTTTCTGAAGATAGTGGCGTATGGGCTTGTTTTCCATGAAGGCGCCTATTTACGGAACTGTTGGAACATATTGGACTTTGTCATCGTCTTCATGGG cCTTGTCACCTTTGTTATGGATACGGTCCATAAGATATCTGGTGTGCCAATGGAGAAGGGTGGGGGGTTTGACATGAAGGCACTGAGAGCCTTCAGAGTGCTACGACCCCTTCGCCTCGTCTCTGGAGTCCCCA GCCTGCAGGTGGTGATGAACTCCATCCTCAAGGCcatgctgcctctgctgcacaTCGCCCTGCTGGTCTTCTTACTGGTCACCATCTACGCCATCATGGGACTGGAGCTCTTCAAGTGCAAAATGCATAAGACCTGCTATTACACTGACACAA ATATCTATGCTACAGCAGAGGGCGAGCTGCCTGCTCCCTGTGCTCAGGCTGGTAACGGACGCCGTTGCATCATCAACGGCTCTGAGTGTCGGCCAGGCTGGGAAGGTCCCAACAATGGCATTACCCACTTCGATAACATCGGCTTTGCCATGCTGACTGTGTATCAGTGTATCACCATGGAGGGGTGGACCAAAGTGCTCTACTGG ATTAATGATGCCATGGGAAATGAGTGGCCCTGGCTCTACTTTGTTCCCCTCATTCTGCTGGGCTCCTTCTTTGTGCTCAATCTGGTCCTGGGTGTGCTCAGTGG AGAGTTtaccaaagagagagagaaggcgaGGTCACGTGGAGAGTTTCAGAAGTTGCGAGAGCGTCAGCAGCTGGACGAAGACCTCCATGGCTACATGGAGTGGATCACTCACGCTGAAGTCCTGGATGCCGACCGAGAGGGCAAAG GATTGCTGCCTTTGACCAGTGGAGATTCTGACACAGACAGCCTGTATGACCTGGAAGGCAAGAGTCAAATCGTCTTCTACTA ccgTCTGGCCCGTCGCTGGAATCGCTTCTTCAGGATGAAGTGCCTGGTTTATGTGAAAACCAAAAGCTTTTACTGGGCTGTGATGTTCCTCGTTCTCCTCAACACCTTGACCATAGCAACAGAGCATCACCACCAGCCTGACTGGCTCACTTCCCTACAAG ATGTTGCCAGTCGTGTACTGCTGGTGCTGTTTGTCATTGAGATGTTTGTGAAGATGTATGCTCTCGGTCCTAGAGCATATTTCATGTCTCTGTTTAACCGCTTTGACTTCTTTGTGGTGCTATGCGGTATCCTGGAGATGATCATGCTGTCTGCGGGAGCCGTGGCTCCTCTGGGTTTCTCTGTACTCAGGTGTATTCGGCTGCTGAGGATCCTCAAAGTCACAAA GTACTGGACCTCTCTAAGTAATCTTGTGGCCTCCCTCCTCAACTCTGTCCGCTCCATcgcctccctgctcctccttctcttcctcttcatcgtCATCTTCTCGCTCCTCGGCATGCAGGTTTTTGGGGGGAAATTTAACTTTCCCGACCACAGACCCAGACGCAGTAACTTTGACAACTTCCCTCAGGCCCTCATCAGTGTATTTCAG ATCCTAACAGGAGAGGACTGGACCAGCATCATGTATAACGGCATTATGGCTCATGGAGGGCCTGATTTCCCCGGCATCCTAGTCGCCATCTACTTTATCATCCTCTTTGTCTGTGGAAACT ATATCCTCCTCAATGTCTTCTTGGCCATCGCCGTCGACAACCTGGCAGAGGCGGAGAGTCTGACTTCAGCTcagaaagaaaaggcagaagAGAAGTTGAGAAGGAAGCTGCTAAG GTCCAAAATGCCTGACAAGACtgatgaggagagggagaggatagCTAAGAAACTGGCAGAGCAGAGGGCCAAGATGGAGGGAATTCCCACCACAGCCAAG CTTAAAGTTGATGAGTTTGAGTCCAATGTCAATGAAGTGAAAGATCCGTTCCCACCTGCCGACTTTCCAG GTgatgacgaggaggaagagCCTGAAATCCCGATCAGCCCTCGGCCCAGACCAATGGCCGACCTGCAGCTGAAGGAAGAAGCGGTTCCATTGCCTGAAGCCAGCTCCTTCTTCATCTTTGGCCCTCAGAACAA GTTCCGAAAGCTGTGCTACAAGATCATCAATGCTTCGTCCTTCACCAACTTAATCCTCCTGTTCATCctgctctcctccatctccctggCAGCTGAGGACCCCATCGATCCCAAGTCCTACAGAAACCAG ATCCTGGCCTATGCTGACATTGTCTTTACAACTGTGTTCACCATTGAGATTGTACTAAAG ATGACAGTGTATGGAGCGTTTATGCACAAAGGCTCCTTCTGCCGTAACTCCTTCAACATCCTGGATCTGATTGTGGTCGGAGTCTCCCTGCTTTCTATGGGAATGGA ATCCAGTGCCATCTCTGTGGTGAAGATTCTCAGGGTGTTGAGGGTGCTGAGGCCTCTTAGGGCCATCAACAGAGCGAAAGGGTTAAAG CATGTGGTCCAGTGTGTGTTCGTGGCCATCAAAACCATCGGCAACATCGTCCTGGTCACCATGCTGCTGAATTTCATGTTTGCCTGTATAGGAGTGCAACTCTTTAAG GGTAAATTCTACAGCTGCACAGACGTGTCCAAACTGACTGGGGAGGAATGCCA GGGATCCTTCCTGAAGCACATGGAGAATTCCCTACAAAACACCGTGGTGGCCAAGAGAGAATGGCTCAACAGTGACTTCAACTTTGACAATGTGCTCTATGGCATGCTGGCTCTCTTCACTGTTTCCACATTTGAGGGCTGGCCAAA ACTCTTATACAGAGCCATCGATTCAGATGAAGAGGACATGGGTCCTGTCTTCAACAACCGTGTGGACGTGtccatcttcttcatcatctacatcaTCCTCATTGCGTTCTTCATGATGAACATCTTTGTGGGCTTTGTCATCGTCACTTTCCAGGAGCAGGGCGAGCAGGAGTATCAGGACTGTGAGCTGGACAAGAACCAG CGTCAGTGTGTGCAGTACGCCCTGAAGGCTCGTCCTCTGAGATGCTACATCCCCAAAAACCCCTACCAGTACAGGGTCTGGTACATTGTCACCTCCTCCTACTTTGAGTACCTCATGTTCTTCCTCATTATGCTCAACACCTTGTGTCTGGGGATGCAG CACTGTAACCAGTCGGACCATGTGACCAAGCTGTCAGACATGCTGAACTTGATCTTCACCGTGCTCTTCACCGTGGAAATGATTCTCAAGCTCATGGCCTTCAAAGCGAGG GGCTACTTTGGAGACCCCTGGAACGTCTTTGATTTCATTATCGTCATTGGCAGCGTTGTTGATGTCATCTTGAGTGAAGTCGAT ACCGCCCTGGCCTCCAGTGGAGGACTGTACTGTCTTCATGGCTGTGCT GAGACAAATCCTATGCAAGCAATTGCG GCCTCTGAAAATGCCTCCGTTTCCATCACGTTCTTCCGACTCTTCCGTGTCATGCGTCTGGTCAAACTGCTGAACCGTTCGGAGGGCATCCGTAACCTGCTGTGGACGTTCATCAAGTCCTTCCAG GCTCTCCCTCACGTAGCCCTGCTCATCGTGATGCTCTTCTTTATCTACGCTGTCATCGGGATGCAG ATCTTTGGAAAGGTAGCCTTAGTGGACGGCACTCAAATCAACCGCAACAACAACTTCCAGACATTCCCTCAGGCTGTTCTGATGTTATTCCG ATGTGCTACTGGTGAGGCGTGGCAGGAGGTCATGATGGCTTCGATGTACGGAAAGAAGTGTGACCCCAAGTCTGACTTCCTGCCAGGAGAGGAGCACACCTGTGGGTCCAACTTTGCTGTCTTCTACTTCCTCAGCTTCTACTGTCTCTGCGCCTTCCTG ATCCTCAACCTGTTTGTAGCTGTCATCATGGACAACTTTGACTACCTGACCCGGGATTGGTCTCTCCTCGGCCCCCATCATCTGGATGAGTTTAAGAAGATCTGGGCTGAATATGACCCTGAAGCCAC GGGGAGAATTAAACATCTGGATGTGGTGACGCTGCTGCGACGCATCCAGCCTCCGCTGGGCTTCGGCAAGTTCTGTCCTCATCGTGCTGCGTGTAAG CGTTTGGTTGGTATGAACATGCCTCTCAACAGCGACGGCACCGTCACCTTCAATGCCACCCTGTTCTCTCTGGTCAGGACTGCTCTCAAGATCAAAACAGAAG GTAACTTTGAGCAGGCCAATGAGGAGCTGAGAGCCATTATAAAGAAAATCTGGAAACGCACCAGTATGAAACTGCTAGACCAGGTCATCCCCCCGATAGGAG ATGATGAGGTGACCGTGGGGAAATTCTACGCCACCTTCCTGCTTCAGGACCATTTACGCAAATTCTTGAAGACTCAGGAGGAGTACTACGGCTACCGGCCCTCGAAGAAAAACGCCTCAGGCCCGGAGATCCAG GCGGGTCTGAGGAGTATAGAGGAAGAGGCCGCTCCAGAGATGCACAGGGCCATTTCAGGAGACCTGCAGACTGAGGACGAGATGGACAGAGCGATGGAGGAGGCTGGAGAAGAGAGAATTTACCAG CGTACTCACGGCCTGTTCGGCGACCGGGTGGACTCGTTCTCCGCTGAGCCCGCCAACGCTCAGTCCTCACATATGACCAACCAGCGGCCCCTCAAGTTCTCTGAGAGCCAGCCCGAGTCCCCGCCCAACTCCGCCACCTTGTTGCCCACTACCGAATTTTTCCCCACAACCACACCGAAGAGCAACACTAACAACAACGCCTTCGCAGA ATTTTCATATGAAAGAGAAGGGAGTCCTGAAGAGTTTTACAATCCTAGTGAGGACGCAGAGCCAG
- the LOC130174345 gene encoding dihydropyridine-sensitive L-type skeletal muscle calcium channel subunit alpha-1-like isoform X1 has protein sequence MAANGEAAKPVIMNEEELKRKQREKLKKLQATGGNPRPARSLFFFTLKNPFRKACINIVEWKTFEIIILLTIFANCVALAVFLPMPEEDSNNTNLSLESLEYIFLIIFTLECFLKIVAYGLVFHEGAYLRNCWNILDFVIVFMGLVTFVMDTVHKISGVPMEKGGGFDMKALRAFRVLRPLRLVSGVPSLQVVMNSILKAMLPLLHIALLVFLLVTIYAIMGLELFKCKMHKTCYYTDTNIYATAEGELPAPCAQAGNGRRCIINGSECRPGWEGPNNGITHFDNIGFAMLTVYQCITMEGWTKVLYWINDAMGNEWPWLYFVPLILLGSFFVLNLVLGVLSGEFTKEREKARSRGEFQKLRERQQLDEDLHGYMEWITHAEVLDADREGKGLLPLTSGDSDTDSLYDLEGKSQIVFYYRLARRWNRFFRMKCLVYVKTKSFYWAVMFLVLLNTLTIATEHHHQPDWLTSLQDVASRVLLVLFVIEMFVKMYALGPRAYFMSLFNRFDFFVVLCGILEMIMLSAGAVAPLGFSVLRCIRLLRILKVTKYWTSLSNLVASLLNSVRSIASLLLLLFLFIVIFSLLGMQVFGGKFNFPDHRPRRSNFDNFPQALISVFQILTGEDWTSIMYNGIMAHGGPDFPGILVAIYFIILFVCGNYILLNVFLAIAVDNLAEAESLTSAQKEKAEEKLRRKLLRSKMPDKTDEERERIAKKLAEQRAKMEGIPTTAKLKVDEFESNVNEVKDPFPPADFPGDDEEEEPEIPISPRPRPMADLQLKEEAVPLPEASSFFIFGPQNKFRKLCYKIINASSFTNLILLFILLSSISLAAEDPIDPKSYRNQVTIRSSTARCTVTAEMRQNLKTTLLSVSFLQILAYADIVFTTVFTIEIVLKMTVYGAFMHKGSFCRNSFNILDLIVVGVSLLSMGMESSAISVVKILRVLRVLRPLRAINRAKGLKHVVQCVFVAIKTIGNIVLVTMLLNFMFACIGVQLFKGKFYSCTDVSKLTGEECQGSFLKHMENSLQNTVVAKREWLNSDFNFDNVLYGMLALFTVSTFEGWPKLLYRAIDSDEEDMGPVFNNRVDVSIFFIIYIILIAFFMMNIFVGFVIVTFQEQGEQEYQDCELDKNQRQCVQYALKARPLRCYIPKNPYQYRVWYIVTSSYFEYLMFFLIMLNTLCLGMQHCNQSDHVTKLSDMLNLIFTVLFTVEMILKLMAFKARGYFGDPWNVFDFIIVIGSVVDVILSEVDTALASSGGLYCLHGCAETNPMQAIAASENASVSITFFRLFRVMRLVKLLNRSEGIRNLLWTFIKSFQALPHVALLIVMLFFIYAVIGMQIFGKVALVDGTQINRNNNFQTFPQAVLMLFRCATGEAWQEVMMASMYGKKCDPKSDFLPGEEHTCGSNFAVFYFLSFYCLCAFLILNLFVAVIMDNFDYLTRDWSLLGPHHLDEFKKIWAEYDPEATGRIKHLDVVTLLRRIQPPLGFGKFCPHRAACKRLVGMNMPLNSDGTVTFNATLFSLVRTALKIKTEGNFEQANEELRAIIKKIWKRTSMKLLDQVIPPIGDDEVTVGKFYATFLLQDHLRKFLKTQEEYYGYRPSKKNASGPEIQAGLRSIEEEAAPEMHRAISGDLQTEDEMDRAMEEAGEERIYQRTHGLFGDRVDSFSAEPANAQSSHMTNQRPLKFSESQPESPPNSATLLPTTEFFPTTTPKSNTNNNAFAEFSYEREGSPEEFYNPSEDAEPDNRRWSFTVKTGKTQFPYDPNYGDSQSQSSHTAADQLVQEALVEGGLASLARDAGFVSATKKEMADAMHIPIAQMEGMAQGILNERSGSRTSIKKRRPIPVPPSVPSAAAQETVQPDPAVRRKRRPIPMIPSIQGVTEADSKV, from the exons ATGGCGGCCAACGGCGAGGCGGCCAAGCCGGTCATCATGAatgaagaggagctgaagaggaagCAAAGGGAGAAGCTGAAGAAGCTACAGGCCACGGGGGGTAACCCTCGACCCGCGAgatccctcttcttcttcaccctcAAGAACCCCTTCCGCAAGGCCTGCATCAATATCGTAGAGTGGAA AACCTTTGAGATCATCATTCTATTGACCATCTTTGCAAACTGTGTTGCTCTGGCTGTGTTCCTGCCCATGCCTGAAGAAGACAGTAACAACACAAACTTGAGCTTG GAGAGTCTGGAGTACATCTTCCTAATAATCTTCACGTTAGAGTGCTTTCTGAAGATAGTGGCGTATGGGCTTGTTTTCCATGAAGGCGCCTATTTACGGAACTGTTGGAACATATTGGACTTTGTCATCGTCTTCATGGG cCTTGTCACCTTTGTTATGGATACGGTCCATAAGATATCTGGTGTGCCAATGGAGAAGGGTGGGGGGTTTGACATGAAGGCACTGAGAGCCTTCAGAGTGCTACGACCCCTTCGCCTCGTCTCTGGAGTCCCCA GCCTGCAGGTGGTGATGAACTCCATCCTCAAGGCcatgctgcctctgctgcacaTCGCCCTGCTGGTCTTCTTACTGGTCACCATCTACGCCATCATGGGACTGGAGCTCTTCAAGTGCAAAATGCATAAGACCTGCTATTACACTGACACAA ATATCTATGCTACAGCAGAGGGCGAGCTGCCTGCTCCCTGTGCTCAGGCTGGTAACGGACGCCGTTGCATCATCAACGGCTCTGAGTGTCGGCCAGGCTGGGAAGGTCCCAACAATGGCATTACCCACTTCGATAACATCGGCTTTGCCATGCTGACTGTGTATCAGTGTATCACCATGGAGGGGTGGACCAAAGTGCTCTACTGG ATTAATGATGCCATGGGAAATGAGTGGCCCTGGCTCTACTTTGTTCCCCTCATTCTGCTGGGCTCCTTCTTTGTGCTCAATCTGGTCCTGGGTGTGCTCAGTGG AGAGTTtaccaaagagagagagaaggcgaGGTCACGTGGAGAGTTTCAGAAGTTGCGAGAGCGTCAGCAGCTGGACGAAGACCTCCATGGCTACATGGAGTGGATCACTCACGCTGAAGTCCTGGATGCCGACCGAGAGGGCAAAG GATTGCTGCCTTTGACCAGTGGAGATTCTGACACAGACAGCCTGTATGACCTGGAAGGCAAGAGTCAAATCGTCTTCTACTA ccgTCTGGCCCGTCGCTGGAATCGCTTCTTCAGGATGAAGTGCCTGGTTTATGTGAAAACCAAAAGCTTTTACTGGGCTGTGATGTTCCTCGTTCTCCTCAACACCTTGACCATAGCAACAGAGCATCACCACCAGCCTGACTGGCTCACTTCCCTACAAG ATGTTGCCAGTCGTGTACTGCTGGTGCTGTTTGTCATTGAGATGTTTGTGAAGATGTATGCTCTCGGTCCTAGAGCATATTTCATGTCTCTGTTTAACCGCTTTGACTTCTTTGTGGTGCTATGCGGTATCCTGGAGATGATCATGCTGTCTGCGGGAGCCGTGGCTCCTCTGGGTTTCTCTGTACTCAGGTGTATTCGGCTGCTGAGGATCCTCAAAGTCACAAA GTACTGGACCTCTCTAAGTAATCTTGTGGCCTCCCTCCTCAACTCTGTCCGCTCCATcgcctccctgctcctccttctcttcctcttcatcgtCATCTTCTCGCTCCTCGGCATGCAGGTTTTTGGGGGGAAATTTAACTTTCCCGACCACAGACCCAGACGCAGTAACTTTGACAACTTCCCTCAGGCCCTCATCAGTGTATTTCAG ATCCTAACAGGAGAGGACTGGACCAGCATCATGTATAACGGCATTATGGCTCATGGAGGGCCTGATTTCCCCGGCATCCTAGTCGCCATCTACTTTATCATCCTCTTTGTCTGTGGAAACT ATATCCTCCTCAATGTCTTCTTGGCCATCGCCGTCGACAACCTGGCAGAGGCGGAGAGTCTGACTTCAGCTcagaaagaaaaggcagaagAGAAGTTGAGAAGGAAGCTGCTAAG GTCCAAAATGCCTGACAAGACtgatgaggagagggagaggatagCTAAGAAACTGGCAGAGCAGAGGGCCAAGATGGAGGGAATTCCCACCACAGCCAAG CTTAAAGTTGATGAGTTTGAGTCCAATGTCAATGAAGTGAAAGATCCGTTCCCACCTGCCGACTTTCCAG GTgatgacgaggaggaagagCCTGAAATCCCGATCAGCCCTCGGCCCAGACCAATGGCCGACCTGCAGCTGAAGGAAGAAGCGGTTCCATTGCCTGAAGCCAGCTCCTTCTTCATCTTTGGCCCTCAGAACAA GTTCCGAAAGCTGTGCTACAAGATCATCAATGCTTCGTCCTTCACCAACTTAATCCTCCTGTTCATCctgctctcctccatctccctggCAGCTGAGGACCCCATCGATCCCAAGTCCTACAGAAACCAGGTGACAATCAGGTCTAGCACCGCACGATGTACAGTAACTGCTGAGATGAGgcaaaatctgaaaacaaccCTGCTGTCTGTGTCCTTCCTCCAGATCCTGGCCTATGCTGACATTGTCTTTACAACTGTGTTCACCATTGAGATTGTACTAAAG ATGACAGTGTATGGAGCGTTTATGCACAAAGGCTCCTTCTGCCGTAACTCCTTCAACATCCTGGATCTGATTGTGGTCGGAGTCTCCCTGCTTTCTATGGGAATGGA ATCCAGTGCCATCTCTGTGGTGAAGATTCTCAGGGTGTTGAGGGTGCTGAGGCCTCTTAGGGCCATCAACAGAGCGAAAGGGTTAAAG CATGTGGTCCAGTGTGTGTTCGTGGCCATCAAAACCATCGGCAACATCGTCCTGGTCACCATGCTGCTGAATTTCATGTTTGCCTGTATAGGAGTGCAACTCTTTAAG GGTAAATTCTACAGCTGCACAGACGTGTCCAAACTGACTGGGGAGGAATGCCA GGGATCCTTCCTGAAGCACATGGAGAATTCCCTACAAAACACCGTGGTGGCCAAGAGAGAATGGCTCAACAGTGACTTCAACTTTGACAATGTGCTCTATGGCATGCTGGCTCTCTTCACTGTTTCCACATTTGAGGGCTGGCCAAA ACTCTTATACAGAGCCATCGATTCAGATGAAGAGGACATGGGTCCTGTCTTCAACAACCGTGTGGACGTGtccatcttcttcatcatctacatcaTCCTCATTGCGTTCTTCATGATGAACATCTTTGTGGGCTTTGTCATCGTCACTTTCCAGGAGCAGGGCGAGCAGGAGTATCAGGACTGTGAGCTGGACAAGAACCAG CGTCAGTGTGTGCAGTACGCCCTGAAGGCTCGTCCTCTGAGATGCTACATCCCCAAAAACCCCTACCAGTACAGGGTCTGGTACATTGTCACCTCCTCCTACTTTGAGTACCTCATGTTCTTCCTCATTATGCTCAACACCTTGTGTCTGGGGATGCAG CACTGTAACCAGTCGGACCATGTGACCAAGCTGTCAGACATGCTGAACTTGATCTTCACCGTGCTCTTCACCGTGGAAATGATTCTCAAGCTCATGGCCTTCAAAGCGAGG GGCTACTTTGGAGACCCCTGGAACGTCTTTGATTTCATTATCGTCATTGGCAGCGTTGTTGATGTCATCTTGAGTGAAGTCGAT ACCGCCCTGGCCTCCAGTGGAGGACTGTACTGTCTTCATGGCTGTGCT GAGACAAATCCTATGCAAGCAATTGCG GCCTCTGAAAATGCCTCCGTTTCCATCACGTTCTTCCGACTCTTCCGTGTCATGCGTCTGGTCAAACTGCTGAACCGTTCGGAGGGCATCCGTAACCTGCTGTGGACGTTCATCAAGTCCTTCCAG GCTCTCCCTCACGTAGCCCTGCTCATCGTGATGCTCTTCTTTATCTACGCTGTCATCGGGATGCAG ATCTTTGGAAAGGTAGCCTTAGTGGACGGCACTCAAATCAACCGCAACAACAACTTCCAGACATTCCCTCAGGCTGTTCTGATGTTATTCCG ATGTGCTACTGGTGAGGCGTGGCAGGAGGTCATGATGGCTTCGATGTACGGAAAGAAGTGTGACCCCAAGTCTGACTTCCTGCCAGGAGAGGAGCACACCTGTGGGTCCAACTTTGCTGTCTTCTACTTCCTCAGCTTCTACTGTCTCTGCGCCTTCCTG ATCCTCAACCTGTTTGTAGCTGTCATCATGGACAACTTTGACTACCTGACCCGGGATTGGTCTCTCCTCGGCCCCCATCATCTGGATGAGTTTAAGAAGATCTGGGCTGAATATGACCCTGAAGCCAC GGGGAGAATTAAACATCTGGATGTGGTGACGCTGCTGCGACGCATCCAGCCTCCGCTGGGCTTCGGCAAGTTCTGTCCTCATCGTGCTGCGTGTAAG CGTTTGGTTGGTATGAACATGCCTCTCAACAGCGACGGCACCGTCACCTTCAATGCCACCCTGTTCTCTCTGGTCAGGACTGCTCTCAAGATCAAAACAGAAG GTAACTTTGAGCAGGCCAATGAGGAGCTGAGAGCCATTATAAAGAAAATCTGGAAACGCACCAGTATGAAACTGCTAGACCAGGTCATCCCCCCGATAGGAG ATGATGAGGTGACCGTGGGGAAATTCTACGCCACCTTCCTGCTTCAGGACCATTTACGCAAATTCTTGAAGACTCAGGAGGAGTACTACGGCTACCGGCCCTCGAAGAAAAACGCCTCAGGCCCGGAGATCCAG GCGGGTCTGAGGAGTATAGAGGAAGAGGCCGCTCCAGAGATGCACAGGGCCATTTCAGGAGACCTGCAGACTGAGGACGAGATGGACAGAGCGATGGAGGAGGCTGGAGAAGAGAGAATTTACCAG CGTACTCACGGCCTGTTCGGCGACCGGGTGGACTCGTTCTCCGCTGAGCCCGCCAACGCTCAGTCCTCACATATGACCAACCAGCGGCCCCTCAAGTTCTCTGAGAGCCAGCCCGAGTCCCCGCCCAACTCCGCCACCTTGTTGCCCACTACCGAATTTTTCCCCACAACCACACCGAAGAGCAACACTAACAACAACGCCTTCGCAGA ATTTTCATATGAAAGAGAAGGGAGTCCTGAAGAGTTTTACAATCCTAGTGAGGACGCAGAGCCAG